A genome region from Brassica oleracea var. oleracea cultivar TO1000 chromosome C2, BOL, whole genome shotgun sequence includes the following:
- the LOC106323854 gene encoding glutathione S-transferase T3-like, giving the protein MEPFSTQTSGFISLLASQSSPFPDCDPPQAVANSPGLMKPASKRKWSTKEDLVLISGWVNTSKDPIVSNEQKITSFWRRIEAYVNSSPLLTGSAPREWGQCKQRWGRVNDQVCKFVGSYDAALKHQSSGQNDDDVMKAAHEIFFNDYQAKFTMEHCWRELRHDQKWKSVFKSRDGGKEKTKEAEEVMVEDEVRPAGVKPAKAAKTQEVALSHELLCQELLYHGLVSVAVSRVGVCC; this is encoded by the exons ATGGAACCCTTTTCCACACAAACTTCCGGTTTCATTTCCCTACTAGCTTCGCAGAGCAGTCCATTCCCGGACTGCGACCCTCCACAAGCAGTAGCTAACTCTCCTGGGTTAATGAAACCGGCTTCCAAGAGGAAGTGGTCAACTAAAGAGGACCTTGTGCTCATCAGTGGTTGGGTGAACACGAGCAAGGACCCTATTGTCAGTAATGAGCAGAAGATCACCTCCTTTTGGAGGAGAATAGAGGCGTACGTGAATTCTAGCCCTCTGCTCACTGGCAGCGCTCCAAGAGAGTGGGGTCAGTGTAAGCAGAGGTGGGGAAGGGTCAACGACCAAGTGTGCAAGTTTGTAGGAAGCTACGACGCGGCTTTGAAGCACCAATCAAGTGGTCAAAATGATGATGATGTGATGAAGGCTGCCCATGAGATTTTCTTCAATGATTACCAAGCGAAATTCACCATGGAACACTGTTGGAGGGAACTGAGACATGATCAGAAGTGGAAGTCAGTTTTCAAGTCAAGAGATGGCGGGAAGGAGAAAACGAAGGAAGCTGAAGAGGTAATGGTTGAGGACGAGGTTAGACCAGCTGGTGTTAAGCCTGCTAAAGCAGCCAAAACGCAAGAG GTTGCTTTGTCTCACGAGTTGCTATGTCAGGAGTTGTTGTATCACGGGTTGGTGTCTGTTGCTGTCTCACGGGTTGGTGTCTGTTGCTGA
- the LOC106325279 gene encoding protein LIGHT-DEPENDENT SHORT HYPOCOTYLS 7-like: protein MASPSNKGKDIAEESPSQSQPQQPQSPPNPPALSRYESQKKRDWNTFCQYLRNQQPPVHVSQCGSNHILDFLQYLDQFGKTKVHAHGCVFFGQVEPSGQCNCPLKQAWGSLDALIGRLRAAYEENGGLPERNPFAGGGIRVFLKEVRDSQAKARGVPYKKRKKKKKRNPMRSDHDVEDGTAGTSSSNLPS from the coding sequence ATGGCTAGTCCTAGCAACAAAGGCAAAGACATCGCCGAAGAGTCACCGTCTCAATCTCAGCCGCAACAACCACAATCACCTCCTAACCCGCCAGCGTTAAGCCGGTACGAGTCACAGAAAAAGAGAGACTGGAACACCTTTTGTCAATACCTTCGTAACCAGCAGCCACCGGTTCACGTCTCACAGTGTGGCTCAAATCACATCCTAGACTTCCTCCAATATCTTGACCAGTTTGGAAAGACAAAGGTTCATGCACATGGATGCGTGTTCTTCGGACAAGTTGAGCCCTCGGGACAGTGTAACTGTCCTTTAAAGCAAGCGTGGGGGAGTTTAGATGCTTTGATCGGACGGCTGCGAGCAGCCTATGAGGAGAACGGAGGGTTGCCGGAGAGAAACCCGTTTGCCGGCGGTGGAATTAGGGTTTTTCTTAAAGAAGTGAGAGATTCACAGGCGAAGGCAAGAGGAGTCCCTTACAAGAAAAGGAAGAAGAAGAAGAAGAGGAATCCTATGAGGAGTGACCATGATGTTGAAGATGGTACTGCAGGGACTAGTAGCTCCAACTTGCCATCTTAG